ACTTGCTTTGAGATCTCTATGGATAACTCTCAGTCTagaatcttgatgaagatagagGATCCCTCGAGCTATCCCATTAATAATTTCAAAGCGCTTCGGCCAGTCTAACAacatccttcttctttgatctgCAGCATATCATACTTCAGTTCACAATTGTCAAAAAATACATCATGCGAGCATAAGTGGACTAATCGAACTAAATGTAAGGTTTTTGAGTGGTCAAACCGAATATAAAGAAGTCTAAGCTCTTGTTAGGCATGAACTCGTAGATCAGCATCATCTCATCTTCTTGAATGCAGTATCCGAGAAGCTTCACTAGATTCCTGTGCTGAAGTTTGGCAATATGTGTaacttcattcttgaactcGTTGAGTCCTTGTTGAGAACTTTTTGAAAGCTTTTTCACTGCGATTTCTTGTCCATCTTTCATTGTACCCTGAAATCCATCAGCGTATGTTATGGCCAAAATTCATACTTTGTAGTTTGCACACTATTTGTATCCATCATTCCATATTGTGATCAGAATTACATGTATCTATGGAACTTGGAAACTGTGAAGGACTATTTGGTTTTACCTTAAAGACAGATCCGAAACCGCCTTCACCAAGTTTGTTTTCAATTGAAAAGTTACTGGTTGCAGAAACTAAAGTCATCAAATCAAATAACGGTAATTCTAGATCCTCCTTTTGGCCGCATCCCAGTTTTCCTGCAAAGAAATAGTTACGGGGGTGAAAAAAATTCCCTATACAACAGAACTATGTAACTTGGAAAGCAGAGGAGCAGAGTAGTACAGCCAACTTACCACCTATCTGGTGCTGCTTCTTCCAAACATAAAACAGCAGGGCCAGGCCCATGATCAACAGTCCGGTAGACAACACAATTGTGCTTATTATGATTCTCATTTTCTTCGCTTTGGATTCAGAGTATTTAGCGTCGATCTTTGTATTGTCTTCATGATTTATAAGTGATTTTTTAAAACAGAAAATCTATGAGTCAGACAGTactgaataaataaataaaaactctaTAGCGTCTATCATCCAACTAATAGTTGCTAGTTTGTGAGACAATTCTAAAAGAAGATATTGCTAATTGTGTCAAAATTCAAGGTTTAAATTGTTGGAATCAATACAACGTTTCACTTCGTTATGTCTTGACTTTGTTTCGAGCTTTTGATCATGAATAAATGCATAGTCACCAACAGGGGTTTTTTACATACCTAGTTCCGATGAGGCCATTCTTATATAAATATCTTGCCCGTTTTCAGCGAAGTATCTTATATCAATTAGATCGCCGTACCATAGCAAACATCCGCTTCCTCCATCTCGGATATCCAAATTTGTATACGCCGTGCAGGAGCAGTTCTTCAAGCACACCATCTCACATTCCTTGAGGTTCATACTTCTGTCAAACCAGGATTGTTCTGTGCTAGGCAATTTCAAACCCGAGTACTTTTGGAACATGTCTCCGGTGCAATTTAGAGAAGTCTTTCTCACACAACCATTTGACCAATCTACCAAATCCCATTCTTTCGGAAACTTCGGTGTAAATCCTTTCAAACAGCTACAAACCGGGGACTTTTCAATGTTACATGTACCATGTACACCACAGAATGCATAGTTGTCACAGTTATCGATCTGGACTGTTAGGTAAAGAACCCAACTTTGGGTTCTATCAATCCATGTATAGCGCCGCAGAAGTCCATCTGAAGTTAACACCAAGTTCGAAAGAATTGAGCTGTTGCGAGGCTTGTAACTGTAGTACAATTCATCAGGCTCAAAAACAAGACCGTATGTGTACATAGGGTTTGGATTTAACTGAGGCATTCCACTGAACCGGACTCCATTCCACGGTCCACTCCGAAATTTTATGACCGAACCTTCCCTCAGAAACATTTCTGCATATCCTTTGGGACCAAATTGATATGTATAATTACCTTGAGAAGGATCCTGAGGACTTTTCCATGATCTAACATGCCAACTGAAGCCTGTAACTGTGTTCCTACCAAGCTTCGCACCTGGTAAGACTATATTGCCAGGGTAATCAAAACTTTGCCACAGAAAGTTTTCAGGGTCATCATCACTCCTATCTATCACGACAAGATTACCCGAATCCAAAAGACGTGCCACTGGATTCTGTGCAGTTCTCGATGTATTGGAGGACCAAATTGTGTTCATGTTGTGGTTGAGGACAAGTATTCCGGGGTTGGTGACCTTCAGGACGCCAGACAAATCAGTGAGGGGTGTGTCTCTGTTGGCAACCCATACAATGGTTTTAACAGAAATCTTCTTGTACCATATCCCCACGTACCGTCTATTAGAAGCATCGGGACTGTAGAATCCTAGCTCAAATGTTCCGCCGGTTGAAACTACAGTCTCACCGTCACTAATGGACTGAAATGTACTTGTGCCGTCATCAGCTATGGAGAATACTGCTGCAACAATGAGCAGCAAAGTAGAGTAGAAAAGAAGCAAGCACATCTTGGTTGAAGCTTTCAatggatttttcattaaattcgtGGGAAAGCAATGAAAATCAAAGACCTCAATTGTCCCTCTACGCCCTTCTTACATGTATGATTTCgcatttttttgtcatttttactaCAATATTGTTGAATAATTGGGCACATGGGAAGACAAATTGTTCTCCAGTGTGTAACTGAGGAAATTATCGGAAGTAGACATCGGACTCGGTCCAAGAATGATATTGTCTtagcaaaatatataaattaatatatagtAGCATTATTGTTGGAAAAATTAGACGAAGAGAGCAGCCCCCACATTTGACTTCAATACACAAAAAATTATAGCTTAACTAATTGAAAGATAAGTAGAAATAAAAATACTCGTACTTACTGTCACTGTTTCAACTGAATAATAGCCACGGTCCACATAATCTCCCATAAACAAATAGTTTGTATCTGGGCACTGCAAACAAAATTGCAACAACAGGAAATAAATGTTAGTTTTGGAAAGTGAAACATCCAACAGAACAAACCAGAAAACTACAAAATAGGAAAGAGAAAACATCACCGATAAGTAGCAACCTATTAAGCAAATGTAAGAAGAATTAAATAGCCCAAATCAGAACAAATACCTTTCCTCCAATGCGGAAAAGCTCCGCCAGATCATGGAATTGTCCATGAATATCACCACAGATAGTTACAGGGCTTTTCACAGGCTGCAAAACATAAGACCCAAAATGGTTATTCATTTACCTCAAGACATGTCCAAATCATTATAGGTCCAAAACCTGTATGAAACAATACAAAGAAAGACATGAAACGGAAACTTGCAACTAAAAAGGCCCACCTGGACATTGCTTTCTTCCATTAATATTTCCTTGGTCTTCTCGCAGAGCACCCTTAActatattaaacaaaaaaattaagatgACAATTATTATACATCTTAAATAAACTCCCAAGAAGCCAACAAACATTAAATTGAACATGCGTGCACTTTCAATAACAGATTTCCGTTTTCTTGCTCATTAGCACTTTCAATGAGCAATTTTTTTGGTCTTATAACGTGTAATAGTGTATAGGCTGGTGTACCACAGAACATAGCCATGTTCTGAAATTCAAGAATCACTAAAGCAACTCACTTTCAAAGCTAACACTCTTGTAAAGTATGCCATCAGCCTAGCATATCCACACAACCCTTCATCCCTCCCCAAGAAATATTCGTAGCTTACATGCACTATAAAGCATACACCGCAGAGTGCACATTATTTGGCAAATCAAAAGGCGTATAGAGTTTCCTCATAGAATAGAATGTAAACTAAGGACGTTTAACATTACTGATTTCAGAACTGTCCAAATAAGGAAGAATTCAAGGTATCTCCTTAACAATGTATTACAATGATCACATTTAACCAAAACCATACTCAAATACTACGCTCCGTAAAGTCTCTGCTAATcacatggtctaaaatatccataatatccctatatttccatcgaaattttcgtgtttttggactaccgatatttccgatatcatcgatattttagactttgctaagtcactcatgtatcttaccatgcaatgtataaagtgtaaaatattgtactaattcattatatataaatgattatggtgtgtttaaacttctttcattaattactacatattttctacactcacaatgtttgccagctcgttatataatcaacttaaatcagttatatcttcatgcaatgcatttccttccaattttttgtgataaactaatatataattgactaaataaacatcctgcaaagtttcaataaaaatttccaagttattcttacaatttccgtgatttttattcaatcggtatcgataatatcccgatatttccatcaaaatttccgTGCTTTTAGACTACCAATATTtctgatattatcgatattttatacattGGCTAATCATAACTCCACATAGGTTTAAAAATCTATTGAAAGATTCAGTTTTTGTGGCCTTATACTTAGAaactcaaattttgttttttttgttcacAAACCCACACACGGAAACCCGCAGTGTCACAGAAAAGGGGATCTGACCCACATTGCCAATACCCAATCCTAAAAGCAGAACAAATCATTTCAAACCCCAAGTTCATGTATTTCTTTAGAATTTTTAACCCTGTGGTAAATCCAATAAAAAGATCGATCCACCTAAGTGAaatcaaaacattcatccatggATCCCCAAATTatatgaaatcacaaccctaGATCGGTCCAATAAGAACCCTAATTCAGCTAAATTCAATTCACAGATCACGCCCATAGTGTCAAACAAAGAAATGCACCACATTTTTCGAGCTGCCCCATCAAGCTCTAACATTTCAGAGCTCGATCCGTCTCATTTCCTAAAACTCAACACAAATTCTCACCAAAAACACATTTACACCAAAATTTGGTCCCTGTATAGAATTATAACCACCCTTTTAAATTgttgataattataaccaaaagttgAATGAAAGTACGAATATACCCTTAATTACTAAAATCCTCCTCTTTTGCTCTTTTAACGGTTTAAGAACTAGCAGTGCTAgcttcagtttttccacaatccTTGCATCCCCAAATTCCATCTGTGTTTCTCTTCTCAGCATACTTGCCACACAATTCATGCACTATTTGATCAATATTAAACACTAATGCATGAATACCTTTCCTTATCTTTTCCTCCCCTGGGTCTTGCGTCTTCGTATACAACTTGCTAAAACCATGCCTTTTGTATTCTTCAAtacgtaaaaaaaaaattgccagaTCCATACCTTTTACATTCTTGGTCCATAAAAGGAACAAATTAATTAACCTGCAATTCATACAATTAAATAAAATCAGAACAATAAACccgtttatttttttcttataaaaacACCAAATAAGCTTTAGATGTAATCAGATTcgttttgaaaaagaaaaaaagacatcaaaaacaaaataagagaGACATTTGAGAAACCCAGCATAGAAGGTCGGTTCCAAAGAGTGGGTGTTTGAGAGTGATGTATTCTGATGTTCCACAGCTACCCAAGAAACCTAACAACAAATTTAAGATCAACACAAAAACCAACAATTATGCATTTGATGTAGTAATCACTTGGTTCAATTGCCTCTGAGTATAGAGAAGTGTGGTGGTAGTGTTTCAACAATTGGGATAGAGATGAAGAGTTAAAGAAACAAACACTAGAGCTCCAGAGGTAGGAGAAGAAGATAGAGTTTTGACATACGGGTAATTAAGtttttttaacttcaattttggctaGTTTTATAAGAATTAGAAAGGATAGGGTATGTTTCATTAGATGGTTCTCAAAATGGTTATATTtccaaatttctcaaaattaaaattaaaataattgaaaatcttAAAAGTTAGAGGCTTTGGGTACCTCTTGTTCAGACAAGGACTTGCACTGCATGAGCTGAGCAATc
This genomic interval from Malus domestica chromosome 05, GDT2T_hap1 contains the following:
- the LOC114824953 gene encoding G-type lectin S-receptor-like serine/threonine-protein kinase At4g27290 isoform X1; translation: MKNPLKASTKMCLLLFYSTLLLIVAAVFSIADDGTSTFQSISDGETVVSTGGTFELGFYSPDASNRRYVGIWYKKISVKTIVWVANRDTPLTDLSGVLKVTNPGILVLNHNMNTIWSSNTSRTAQNPVARLLDSGNLVVIDRSDDDPENFLWQSFDYPGNIVLPGAKLGRNTVTGFSWHVRSWKSPQDPSQGNYTYQFGPKGYAEMFLREGSVIKFRSGPWNGVRFSGMPQLNPNPMYTYGLVFEPDELYYSYKPRNSSILSNLVLTSDGLLRRYTWIDRTQSWVLYLTVQIDNCDNYAFCGVHGTCNIEKSPVCSCLKGFTPKFPKEWDLVDWSNGCVRKTSLNCTGDMFQKYSGLKLPSTEQSWFDRSMNLKECEMVCLKNCSCTAYTNLDIRDGGSGCLLWYGDLIDIRYFAENGQDIYIRMASSELDNTKIDAKYSESKAKKMRIIISTIVLSTGLLIMGLALLFYVWKKQHQIGGKLGCGQKEDLELPLFDLMTLVSATSNFSIENKLGEGGFGSVFKGTMKDGQEIAVKKLSKSSQQGLNEFKNEVTHIAKLQHRNLVKLLGYCIQEDEMMLIYEFMPNKSLDFFIFDQRRRMLLDWPKRFEIINGIARGILYLHQDSRLRVIHRDLKASNILLGSEFNPKISDFGLARSFGGNETKAKTKKVVGTYGYMSPEYAIDGFYSIKSDVYSFGVMVLEIVSGSKNRGFSHPDHKLNLLGHAWMLHTEGRPLELLDTSIEDSITLHEVERTILVGLLCVQQNPKDRPSMSATILMLGGEGALPSPLKPGFYSERDLTELEASHSSKACSTNEVTISLLEAR
- the LOC114824953 gene encoding G-type lectin S-receptor-like serine/threonine-protein kinase At4g27290 isoform X2, which codes for MKNPLKASTKMCLLLFYSTLLLIVAAVFSIADDGTSTFQSISDGETVVSTGGTFELGFYSPDASNRRYVGIWYKKISVKTIVWVANRDTPLTDLSGVLKVTNPGILVLNHNMNTIWSSNTSRTAQNPVARLLDSGNLVVIDRSDDDPENFLWQSFDYPGNIVLPGAKLGRNTVTGFSWHVRSWKSPQDPSQGNYTYQFGPKGYAEMFLREGSVIKFRSGPWNGVRFSGMPQLNPNPMYTYGLVFEPDELYYSYKPRNSSILSNLVLTSDGLLRRYTWIDRTQSWVLYLTVQIDNCDNYAFCGVHGTCNIEKSPVCSCLKGFTPKFPKEWDLVDWSNGCVRKTSLNCTGDMFQKYSGLKLPSTEQSWFDRSMNLKECEMVCLKNCSCTAYTNLDIRDGGSGCLLWYGDLIDIRYFAENGQDIYIRMASSELGKLGCGQKEDLELPLFDLMTLVSATSNFSIENKLGEGGFGSVFKGTMKDGQEIAVKKLSKSSQQGLNEFKNEVTHIAKLQHRNLVKLLGYCIQEDEMMLIYEFMPNKSLDFFIFDQRRRMLLDWPKRFEIINGIARGILYLHQDSRLRVIHRDLKASNILLGSEFNPKISDFGLARSFGGNETKAKTKKVVGTYGYMSPEYAIDGFYSIKSDVYSFGVMVLEIVSGSKNRGFSHPDHKLNLLGHAWMLHTEGRPLELLDTSIEDSITLHEVERTILVGLLCVQQNPKDRPSMSATILMLGGEGALPSPLKPGFYSERDLTELEASHSSKACSTNEVTISLLEAR